The DNA window GCGCGAACGCGAAGCCCTGCACCGCGCCGATCGACACGATGTAGAGGACGACCGCACAGAGGATGGTGATGGTGTTCGCCGAGATGATCGTCCGGCGGGCCCGGTGCCAGGCGCGCGGCACCGCGCTCCGTGGCGTCCGGCCCTCGTGGATCTCGTCCTTGAGTCGTTCGAAGTAGATGACGAACGAGTCGGCGGCGACACCCAGCGACACGATGAAGCCGGCGATGCCGGCGAGGGTCAGCGTGTAGCCCATGGTCCGGCCGAGGAACACCAGCGCGCCGTAGGTGAGCAGCGCGGAGAGGCCGAGGCTCAGGAAGATGACGGTGCCGAGCAGGCGGTAGTAGAAGAACGCGTAGATCGCCACCAGGCCCATGCCGATCGCGGCGGCGAGCAGACCCGCCTCCAGCTGCTGCAGGCCCAGGGTCGCCGACACGGTCTGCGCCGGGCCGGCCTCGAAGGTCACCGGGATCGCGCCGAAGTTCAGCTGGTCGGCGAGCTCCTTGGCGGAGGCCGCGGTGAAGTCACCGGTGATCTGCGACTGACCGCTCAGGACGGCCTGGATCTGCGGGGCGGAGAGGATCGTCTTGTCCAGCACCACGGCGACGGCGCAGTGGTCGGCCGTGCCGTAGAGCGCCTGCACCGCGACGTAACACGGGTCGGTGGTGGTCGCGTTGAACGCCGTCCGGGTCAGCTCGGTCCACTTGGCCTGGCCGGTGCTGGTGAAGTCGAGCGAGACGACCCACTGGTTCTGGGTCTGGTCGAGCTGCGGGCTGGCCTCGCTGATGTCGTCACCGACGACCTCGGCCTTGTCCAGCATCACCTTGGCGCCGCCCTGGTAGCAGGCGACCACCTTGGAGTTGACGTCGTCGATCGAGCCGTTCGGCCGGGCGTCCAGCTGACCGCAGCTGATCGTCGGCACGTTGAACTGCATGTCCGGGGTGAGCACGGCCACCTCAGGGCCGGTCAGCTGGGCGAAGCCCTTGAACGGCAGGCCCGCCTTGGCGTCGGCGCTCAGGTCGACCGGGGCGGTGAGCTTCTCCGCGGCGGCCCACGCCGCGGCGCCGACCTTCTTCTTCGCGGAGGCGAGCAGCTCCTTCTGGTCCACGGTCTGTGCGGCCGGGGCGCCGGCCGGCGCGGAGGCGGCGGCGGACGGCGTCGCGGAAGGCGCGGGTGCCGACGGTGTGGCGCTGGCGGCCGGAGCGGCCTCGCCGCCACCCTGACCGCCGGTGGAGGCGGACGGGTTCGACGTGGCGGCCGGCGCGGCGCCGGAGGCAGCGGCGGACGGCGCGGCCGACGGGGCGGCGCTGCCGCTCGCGGCGACGCTCGGGGACGGCGACGCCGGGTTCAGCGCGGCCGAGGAGACGTCCATCGTCGTGCCGGTCAGCAGGCGGAACCGCATGTTCGCGGCCTGCGACAGATCCTTGAGCTGGTCGTCGGCCTCGCCGGCGAGCGACACCACGATGGTGTTGTTGCCCTGGATGACCACCTCGGCCTCGGAGACGCCGAGCGCGTTGACGCGGCTCTCGATGATCTCGCGGGCGGTCTCCATGGCCTCCGGCGTCGGCGGCTCACCCTGCTGCGAGGCGATGTACGTCGCCTGAGTGCCACCGACCAGGTCAAGGCCGAGTTTCGGCTCGAGCCGGTCGGTGAAGCTGCCCTTCGCGCCACCGGCGAAGAAGACCAGCAGATACAGGACGACGAAGACCAGACCGAGCACGCCGAGTTGGCGTCCGGGATGCATCTGTCCCTGTGGTGGTCGTGCCACGGCGTTTGGTCTCCCTGCGTTTCCGGCCGCGCGTGGGGCACGGCGCTCTCTGGTCGTGGGGCCGTCGGAACGGCGGCCTGACGAACCGGCCCGCCGGCAGATGGCGCCGAGGGCCGGTCCGGTGATGCGAGTCTGGTCAGTCCTGCTTGCGCGTCTCGGTGACCGGGCTCTCCGGCTCGTCCGCCAGCGGCTCACCGACGGGCGCGGGCTCCTCGGAGACCGTACCCGCCTTCGTCAGCACACGGGCGATCGCCGGGCGGGCAAAACGGACGTGAACGCCCGGAGCGACCTCGAGGGTGACGGTGTCGGTCTCGGCGAGCACGACCGTGCCGTGCAGGCCGCCGATGGTGACGATCTCGTCGCCGGGGCCCAGGGTGTTCTGCATCTGCAGGGCCTCTTTGCGCCGCTTCTGCTGCGGGCGGATCATGACGAAGTACATGAAGCCGAAGAGCAGAACGAGAATCAGCAGGAACGAGTAGTTGCCGCCACCCGCTGCTTGGTCAGCTGCCTGGAGCTGGAGCACGAAGAGAGCCTTCCGTAGGCCACCGGCGCGACGATGGGCGAGCGCCGGGGTGAGATGCTTATACCGGTTCGAACGGCGGCGAGTCTAATAGGTCAACCTTGAGATAACGAATGCGGCACACGTCACGTTCACATCACGAGGGAAACTCACGCGTCCCGGGCGAACAGGTCACCCTGGAAGACGCCCGGCCTGCCGTCGGACGGCGGCGTCTTGCCCAGGTGCGCCCAGCCGGCCTCGGTCGCCACCCGGCCCCGCGGGGTCCGCGCCAGCAGCCCGGCCCGGACCAGGAACGGCTCGCAGACCTCCTCGACCGTGTCGGACTGCTCGCCGACCGCGACCGCGAGCGTGGAGAGGCCGACCGGCCCGCCCTTGAACGACTCGATCAGGGCGCGCAGCACCGCCCGGTCCAGGCGGTCCAGGCCCAGCGCGTCGACGTCGTAGACCTTGAGGGCGGCCTTCGCCACCTCCTCGGTGACCACGCCGTCCGCCCGTACCTCGGCGAAGTCCCGCACCCGGCGCAGCAGCCGGTTGGCGATACGCGGCGTGCCGCGGGAACGGCCGGCGATCTCGGCGGCGCCCTCCGGGGTGATCGGCACGCCGATGATCCGGGCCGAGCGGTGCAGCAGCGCGTCCAGGTCGGCCGTGGAGTAGAAGTCGAGGTGGGCGACGAAGCCGAACCGGTCACGCATCGGCCCGGACAGCAGACCGGCCCGGGTGGTCGCGCCGACCAGGGTGAACGGCTCTACGTCCAGCGGGATCGCTGTCGCGCCCGGCCCCTTGCCGACCACCACGTCGACCCGGAAGTCCTCCATCGCGCTGTAGAGCAGTTCCTCGGCCGGTTTCGCGATCCGGTGGATCTCGTCGATGAAGAGCACGTCGCCGGGGCCGAGCCCGGTCAGGATCGCGGCCAGGTCGCCGGAGCGCTCGATCACCGGGCCGCTGGTGGTCCGGATCCCGGTGCCCAGCTCGGCCGCGACGATGTTGGCGAGCGTGGTCTTGCCCAGCCCGGGCGGGCCGGAGAGCAGGATGTGGTCGGGCGGGGTGCCCCGGCCCATCGCGCCCTTGAGCAGCAACTCCAGCTGGTCACGGACCCGGTGCTGGGCGATGAAGTCGGCGAGCCGTTTCGGCCGGACGCTGGCCTCGGCGTCCAGGTCGTCGTCGAAGGCGTCCGAGGAGACCAGGTCGCTCATCGTGTCTTGCCCAGGAGCCTGATCGCCTGGCGCAGCAGGACCGGAACCGGCGGGACCTCGCCGTCGATCGTCTCGGTCACCGCGGCCACCGCCTGATCGGCCTGCGACGCGCTCCAGCCGAGCGCGAGCACGCCCTGCCGGACCTGCTCCTGCCAGGCGCCGTTCAGCACACCGGCGCCGGTGTCGCCGAAGCCGACCGGTCCGATCTTGTCCTTCAACTCGACGATCATCTTCTCGGCGCCGCGCTTGCCGATGCCGGGCACCGCGGTGAGCACCGCGATCTCGCCACCGGCGATCGCCCGGCGCACGATGTCCGGCTGGTGGACGGCGAGCACCGCCTGCGCGATCCGCGGACCCACCCCGTTCGCCGTCAGCAGCAGGTCGAACAGCTGCCGCTCGCCGTCGTCGGCGAACCCGTAGAGGGTGAGCGAGTCCTCCCGGACGATCAGCGTGGTGGCGAGCCGGGCCTCGGCGCCGGTGCGCAGGCCGGCGAGCGTGCCGGGCGTGCAGAAGACGCGCATGCCGACGCCACCGACCTCGACCACGGCGCTGTCGTGGAGGATCGCGGCGACCACGCCGCGCACACTGGCGATCATCGATAACCCCTACGGACTGCGGCTTCCAGTTTCGCGCGGGTGCCCCCGCGCCAGATGTGGCAGATGGCGATGGCGATGGCGTCCGCCGCGTCGGCCGGCTTGGGCGGCGCGTCGAGCCGCAGCAACCGGGTCACCATGGCGGTGACCTGCTTCTTGTCGGCGGCCCCGGAGCCGGTGACGGCCGCCTTGACCTCGCTCGGGGTGTAGGTCTGCACCGGCAGCCCGGCCCGCGCGCCGGCCAGGATCGCGACCCCGCTGGCCTGCGCGGTGCCCATCACGGTCCGGGCGTTGTGCTGGGAGAACACCCGCTCGACGGCCACGCTCTCCGGTTGGTGCAGCGCGACCAGCTCGGCGAGCGAACGGTCCAGGTTCAGCAGGCGCTGGGAGATGTCCTCGTCCGGCTCGCTGCGGACCACGTGGTACGCGATCAGCTTCCCGAGCCGCCCCGGCACCCCCTCGACGACGCCGACGCCGCACCGCGTCAGCCCCGGGTCGATGCCGAGAACCCGCACCACGAACCTCCCCCTCGTACACGTGAGCGAACGTGTGTTCGACACCCTAGTACGCCACCGGGTTGCGCCCGCCGCCGACACGCCTCGACGATGGATGGCGGGAGGTGCCATGTATCTCATCCCGCCGATGGACGACGAGCCGCCGCCGGAGTACGTCGCTTTCGTCACGCTGCGCGGCGCCGAGCTGCGCGCCGATGCCGCACGCCTGGTGGGCGGCGACGCCGCGGCCGCCGAGCGGATCTATCTGCAGGCGCTCACCGAGACCGCCGGGCGATGGCGCCGGCTGCGCTGGTGGGGCCGCCTGACCGGAACCGACGCCACCGCCGGCTATGTCCGTAAATTTCTCGACAAAAGCACGGAACAATGGCGCGAAGATCAGATCTACGAAGTCCGAGTCATACCGATACATCAACAAAAACTCCGCGAGCAGCCGGCCACCCTCGCCCTCCGCAAAGCCGCCGTCCTCGACAGCACGGCCAGGACGTCGCTGGACGCCCTGGCCGATGCCGAGATCGCCTGGGTGCACGCCTGGCGCCGCAGTCAGTGGCACCACGTCGCGCGGGTGGTCGGCGGTGGAGTGCTGCTGGTCGGCGGGATGATCCAGTACTTCAGCCACCTGAGCACCGGTTACTGAGGGGGGTCACTCCTCGTCGAGCGCCGCGAGGATCTCGTCGGAGATGTCGGCGTTCGCGAAGATGTTCTGCACGTCGTCGCAGTCCTCGAGGACGTCGATCAGCTTGAGCACCTTGCGGGCGGTGTCCTCGTCGACCGGCACCGTCATGGTCGGCATGAGCACCGACTCAGCCGAGTCGTAGTCGATCCCGGCCGCCTGCAGCGCGGTCCGCACCGCGACCAAGTCGGTCGGCTCGCTGACCACCTCGAACGACTCGCCCAGGTCGTTGATCTCCTCGGCGCCCGCGTCGAGCACGGCGAGCATCACGTCGTCCTCGCTCAGCTCACCCTTGGGCACGATCACGACGCCCTTGCGGTTGAACAGGTAGGACACGCTGCCCGCGTCCGCGAAGGTGCCGTTGTTGCGGGTCAGCCGGGTGCGCACCTCGGTGGCGGCACGGTTCCGGTTGTCGGTCAGGCACTCGATGAGCAGCGCCACGCCGTTCGGCCCGTACCCCTCGTACATGATCGTCTGCCAGTCGGCGCCACCGGCCTCCAGGCCGGAGCCGCGCTTGACCGCGTTGTCGATGTTGTTGTTCGGGACCGAACTCTTCTTCGCCTTCTGGATGGCGTCGTAGAGCGTGGGGTTACCGGCCGGGTCGCCGCCACCGGTCCGGGCCGCGACCTCGATGTTCTTGATGAGCTTCGCGAACATCTTGCCGCGCTTGGCGTCGATGACGGCTTTCTTGTGCTTCGTCGTCGCCCATTTGGAGTGGCCGGACATGCGTAACCTCCGTGTCTACCGTGCGGGTGCGGCCTGGCGGACCATCT is part of the Actinoplanes missouriensis 431 genome and encodes:
- the secD gene encoding protein translocase subunit SecD encodes the protein MHPGRQLGVLGLVFVVLYLLVFFAGGAKGSFTDRLEPKLGLDLVGGTQATYIASQQGEPPTPEAMETAREIIESRVNALGVSEAEVVIQGNNTIVVSLAGEADDQLKDLSQAANMRFRLLTGTTMDVSSAALNPASPSPSVAASGSAAPSAAPSAAASGAAPAATSNPSASTGGQGGGEAAPAASATPSAPAPSATPSAAASAPAGAPAAQTVDQKELLASAKKKVGAAAWAAAEKLTAPVDLSADAKAGLPFKGFAQLTGPEVAVLTPDMQFNVPTISCGQLDARPNGSIDDVNSKVVACYQGGAKVMLDKAEVVGDDISEASPQLDQTQNQWVVSLDFTSTGQAKWTELTRTAFNATTTDPCYVAVQALYGTADHCAVAVVLDKTILSAPQIQAVLSGQSQITGDFTAASAKELADQLNFGAIPVTFEAGPAQTVSATLGLQQLEAGLLAAAIGMGLVAIYAFFYYRLLGTVIFLSLGLSALLTYGALVFLGRTMGYTLTLAGIAGFIVSLGVAADSFVIYFERLKDEIHEGRTPRSAVPRAWHRARRTIISANTITILCAVVLYIVSIGAVQGFAFALGLSTVLDLVVVFLFRHPIMTMLASTKAFLSPRVSGLGRVLRNRTDVKEA
- a CDS encoding YebC/PmpR family DNA-binding transcriptional regulator is translated as MSGHSKWATTKHKKAVIDAKRGKMFAKLIKNIEVAARTGGGDPAGNPTLYDAIQKAKKSSVPNNNIDNAVKRGSGLEAGGADWQTIMYEGYGPNGVALLIECLTDNRNRAATEVRTRLTRNNGTFADAGSVSYLFNRKGVVIVPKGELSEDDVMLAVLDAGAEEINDLGESFEVVSEPTDLVAVRTALQAAGIDYDSAESVLMPTMTVPVDEDTARKVLKLIDVLEDCDDVQNIFANADISDEILAALDEE
- the yajC gene encoding preprotein translocase subunit YajC is translated as MLQLQAADQAAGGGNYSFLLILVLLFGFMYFVMIRPQQKRRKEALQMQNTLGPGDEIVTIGGLHGTVVLAETDTVTLEVAPGVHVRFARPAIARVLTKAGTVSEEPAPVGEPLADEPESPVTETRKQD
- the ruvB gene encoding Holliday junction branch migration DNA helicase RuvB; the protein is MSDLVSSDAFDDDLDAEASVRPKRLADFIAQHRVRDQLELLLKGAMGRGTPPDHILLSGPPGLGKTTLANIVAAELGTGIRTTSGPVIERSGDLAAILTGLGPGDVLFIDEIHRIAKPAEELLYSAMEDFRVDVVVGKGPGATAIPLDVEPFTLVGATTRAGLLSGPMRDRFGFVAHLDFYSTADLDALLHRSARIIGVPITPEGAAEIAGRSRGTPRIANRLLRRVRDFAEVRADGVVTEEVAKAALKVYDVDALGLDRLDRAVLRALIESFKGGPVGLSTLAVAVGEQSDTVEEVCEPFLVRAGLLARTPRGRVATEAGWAHLGKTPPSDGRPGVFQGDLFARDA
- the ruvC gene encoding crossover junction endodeoxyribonuclease RuvC, translating into MRVLGIDPGLTRCGVGVVEGVPGRLGKLIAYHVVRSEPDEDISQRLLNLDRSLAELVALHQPESVAVERVFSQHNARTVMGTAQASGVAILAGARAGLPVQTYTPSEVKAAVTGSGAADKKQVTAMVTRLLRLDAPPKPADAADAIAIAICHIWRGGTRAKLEAAVRRGYR
- the ruvA gene encoding Holliday junction branch migration protein RuvA; the protein is MIASVRGVVAAILHDSAVVEVGGVGMRVFCTPGTLAGLRTGAEARLATTLIVREDSLTLYGFADDGERQLFDLLLTANGVGPRIAQAVLAVHQPDIVRRAIAGGEIAVLTAVPGIGKRGAEKMIVELKDKIGPVGFGDTGAGVLNGAWQEQVRQGVLALGWSASQADQAVAAVTETIDGEVPPVPVLLRQAIRLLGKTR